The genomic interval GCGGCAGTCGCCTTCGGACCGACGCAGGCCGCACTGAAGATCGTCTTGCTCGCCGCGTTCGTCCTCGTCACCGGGCCGACTGCTGCGCACGCGATCGTCCGCGCCGCGACTCGGTCGGGGGAGACGCCCGTCACCGACGGCGGGAGCGACCACCTCGGTGACACCGCGTCCGCCAGCACCAACGACACGGAGCGTGGCCGATGACCACGACCGAGCTACTGCTGTCGGTCCTGCTCGTGTTCGTCTTGGCGAGCGCGCTCGCGACCGCGCTGGCGCGGAGTCTGCTGGCGACACTGTCAGCGTTCGCAGCCTACAGCCTCGGGCTCGCGATGGTGTGGGTGTTGTTCCGCGCACCCGACGTCGCGCTCACCGAGGCGGCCGTCGGGGCCGGGGTGACGACCGCGCTGTTCCTGCTGGTCGTTCGACGGACGACTGGCGCCGGGACGGCGGCGATCACATCACCCACCGTGGCCGCCA from Halobaculum marinum carries:
- the mnhG gene encoding monovalent cation/H(+) antiporter subunit G, which gives rise to MTPVEVVVLALVAGSVAFSMLAVVGFARLPDVFARTHAASKSETLGALLGLGAAAVAFGPTQAALKIVLLAAFVLVTGPTAAHAIVRAATRSGETPVTDGGSDHLGDTASASTNDTERGR